In the Gemmatimonadota bacterium genome, GCCGCGATGTTTGACGATGCAACTCTGCGCGGAGAACTGGATGTGATGACGGAAGCGGATAAGAGTTCGTGGCCCAATACTTTTCGGGCGGCGCGCACGGTGACGGCTGTGGAGTATTTGCGGGCGCAACGTTTGCGTGCTCTGTTGATGCGCGATGTGGCACAGGTGGTGCAAGACTGGGATGCGGTGCTGGTGCCGCGCGGTGGGAGAACGAGTTTGACTGTGACGAATTTGACGGGTCATCCCGCGGTTATTTTGCCGTGTGGGTTTGCCGAGGGTACGCCGAGGGGGTTGACTTTTTTGGGCAATTTGTACGATGAGGCGACGATTCTCGCTGTTGCACGAGCCTATGAACAGGCTACCGATTGGCACGCGATGCATCCGATAGTATGAGAGGTGTTACTCGTTCAGGACAGATAATAGGAATTGTCCGTAGCTGTTTTGCTCCATGGTTTGTGCGAGTTGTTCGAGTTGTGCGGCGTCGATGTATCCCCGGCGATAGGCGATTTCTTCGATGCACGCAATTTTGAGGCCCTGGCGTTCCTGTATTGCCTGGACAAAACCCGATGCCTGGTGGAGCGATTCAAATGTGCCGGTGTCGAGCCAGCAATACCCGCGGCCGAGGAGTTCGACTTCGAGTTGCTTGCGTTTGAGATATGCTTCGTTTACATCGGTGATTTCGTATTCTCCACGCGCTGAAGGCGTGAGGTTTCGGGCGATGTCAACGACCTGGTTGTCGTAAAAATAGAGGCCGGGAACGGCGTAGCGCGATTTGGGGTGTTTGGGTTTTTCTTCTATGCCGATGACACGGCCCTGGTTGTCAAATTCGATGACG is a window encoding:
- the rfbA gene encoding glucose-1-phosphate thymidylyltransferase RfbA — encoded protein: MKGILLAGGAGTRLYPITRVVSKQLQPVYDKPMIYYPLSVLMLAGIRDILIISTPHDLPLYRRLFNNGSYLGLNITYAEQPRPEGVAQSFVIGSDFIGTDPVCLIFGDNIFYGHGLSAILDRAGQLTRGGLIFGYAVTDPERYGVIEFDNQGRVIGIEEKPKHPKSRYAVPGLYFYDNQVVDIARNLTPSARGEYEITDVNEAYLKRKQLEVELLGRGYCWLDTGTFESLHQASGFVQAIQERQGLKIACIEEIAYRRGYIDAAQLEQLAQTMEQNSYGQFLLSVLNE